A genome region from Anastrepha obliqua isolate idAnaObli1 chromosome 4, idAnaObli1_1.0, whole genome shotgun sequence includes the following:
- the LOC129244895 gene encoding farnesol dehydrogenase-like codes for MERWVNRVAVVTGASSGIGAAVVKYLANNGLVTVGLARRKERVEALRDEVNSEARKRIHAIQCDVQSEEQVKAVFKQIEKTIGPVAVLVNNAGVLRSTTLLEEGNSQDVRDVVETNIMGVVYCTREAFRSMKANGGDGHIFLINSILGHVVPLVPNATLNIYPPSKYAITAMTEVYRQELLNQKTNIKITSISPGAVDTDMLNHGIHAVMPDLPCLKSDDIADALVYCLQTPPHVQIHELIIKPVGEKA; via the exons ATGGAACGTTGGGTGAATCGAGTTGCTGTAGTCACAGGTGCCAGTTCTGGGATTGGCGCTGCTGTTGTCAAATATCTTGCGAATAACGGATTGGTTACCGTCGGCCTAGCACGACGCAAGGAGCGTGTCGAAGCACTGCGCGATGAAGTTAACTCTGAGGCACGTAAACGCATTCACGCCATTCAGTGTGATGTGCAAAGTGAGGAGCAAGTAAAAGCCGTTTTCAAGCAGATCGAGAAAACAATTGGGCCAGTTGCTGTGTTGGTCAATAACGCGGGCGTCCTACGATCCACCACATTACTGGAAGAAGGCAACTCACAAGATGTACGAGATGTCGTCGAGACAAATATTATGGGTGTGGTTTACTGTACACGAGAGGCCTTTCGCTCGATGAAGGCAAATGGTGGAGATGGGCATATTTTCTTGATTAATAGCATACTTGGTCATGTGGTTCCATTAGTACCGAACGCTACCTTAAATATTTATCCGCCTTCAAAATATGCAATCACCGCAATGACAGAAGTTTATCGTCAAGagcttttaaatcaaaaaacaaatataaaaattact AGCATCAGTCCTGGTGCTGTGGACACTGATATGCTGAACCATGGCATACATGCAGTGATGCCAGATTTGCCATGCCTTAAGTCGGACGACATTGCAGATGCATTGGTTTATTGCCTCCAAACGCCGCCACATGTGCAAATCCATGAACTGATCATCAAACCTGTTGGTGAAAAGGCATGA